One window of Halorussus sp. MSC15.2 genomic DNA carries:
- a CDS encoding bifunctional UDP-sugar hydrolase/5'-nucleotidase, with protein MRQSASLLLVLCLVVAGAVPPVAAGATESHSATESTTPAPSAAQAPTNNTTSEGTTLTLLSYNDIQTAAAQDGTFPRMVHLINQRRAAHENPTVVVGGGDQVSPHSLSPLSQWRLPVKALNVLDPAAEVIGNHDLDYGFDAVANFSQQSEFPWLMANIVDSETGEPIPGTKPYTVVEREGVKVGIVGVADEKIQSKTAVDFDQQGYELRNYSETASEYATMLKQEKNVDVVVVSAHLGVPVAKTLANTTENVDAIVVGDDEIEYPPQETGGAVIMEAEARAEHVAELNLTVENGEVTAWNGRLLDVTENVSKNETVSNIITEARQERLNDVAGRTEVALDSRFASNYHDETALGNMITDSFRSQTGAEVAVTNAGGIRSNEVYGPGNVTVGDVYNILPFSNTLVTVELTGAELEQLLASQVVTLESETGQNYGVESQLQVSGVTYEWVGHENESYVRDVWVNGEPLDEDETYNVTVNSYMAGWDGSVLEDAPRVSESHMLYGTALLKYIQQNSPVAPEDTDRIRRVDAVTEVQSVSVRKGTATVSLDAPNGTTDVVTGSFYAVRGDSGEHLEADSVSLEDGRVKVRFENSEYRKLAGEGGQLQIYGEYDTSAYERVYFEHSVLNADFEASDSGQKKGHQKDGKKKGGKKKGHQKNGHDSLAPITQASATPITAA; from the coding sequence ATGCGTCAGTCCGCATCGCTGTTACTGGTTCTCTGTCTCGTCGTCGCAGGTGCCGTACCACCTGTCGCGGCGGGTGCTACCGAGTCGCACAGTGCAACCGAGAGTACCACGCCCGCCCCGAGCGCGGCGCAGGCTCCGACGAACAACACGACGAGCGAGGGCACGACGCTGACCCTCCTGTCGTACAACGACATCCAGACCGCGGCCGCCCAAGACGGGACGTTCCCGCGGATGGTCCACCTGATAAACCAGCGTCGCGCCGCCCACGAGAACCCGACCGTGGTGGTCGGCGGCGGCGACCAAGTCAGCCCCCACTCGCTCTCGCCGCTCAGTCAGTGGCGACTGCCCGTGAAGGCGCTGAACGTCCTCGACCCGGCCGCCGAGGTCATCGGGAATCACGACCTCGACTACGGCTTCGACGCCGTGGCGAACTTCAGCCAGCAGTCGGAGTTCCCGTGGCTGATGGCCAATATCGTGGACTCCGAGACCGGTGAGCCGATTCCCGGCACGAAACCCTACACCGTCGTCGAGCGCGAGGGCGTGAAGGTCGGTATCGTCGGCGTCGCCGACGAGAAGATACAGTCCAAAACCGCCGTGGACTTCGACCAGCAGGGTTACGAACTCCGGAACTACTCGGAGACCGCCAGCGAGTACGCCACGATGCTCAAGCAGGAGAAGAACGTGGACGTCGTGGTCGTCTCGGCCCACCTCGGCGTCCCCGTGGCGAAGACCCTCGCCAACACCACCGAGAACGTGGACGCCATCGTGGTCGGCGACGACGAAATCGAGTATCCGCCACAGGAGACCGGCGGTGCGGTCATCATGGAGGCGGAGGCCCGCGCCGAACACGTCGCGGAACTCAACCTCACGGTCGAGAACGGCGAGGTGACGGCGTGGAACGGTCGCCTCCTCGACGTGACCGAGAACGTGTCCAAGAACGAGACGGTCTCGAACATCATCACCGAGGCCCGGCAGGAGAGACTCAACGACGTAGCCGGGCGCACCGAAGTCGCACTCGACTCGCGGTTCGCCTCGAACTACCACGACGAGACCGCACTGGGCAACATGATTACCGACTCGTTCCGTTCCCAGACCGGCGCGGAGGTCGCCGTCACGAACGCGGGCGGTATTCGGTCGAACGAGGTCTACGGCCCCGGTAACGTCACGGTCGGCGACGTGTACAACATCCTGCCGTTCAGCAACACGCTGGTCACGGTGGAACTGACCGGCGCGGAACTGGAGCAACTGCTCGCCAGTCAGGTCGTCACGCTCGAGAGCGAGACCGGCCAGAACTACGGCGTGGAGTCCCAGTTGCAGGTCAGCGGCGTGACCTACGAGTGGGTCGGCCACGAGAACGAGAGCTACGTCCGCGACGTGTGGGTCAACGGCGAACCCCTCGACGAGGACGAGACCTACAACGTGACGGTCAACTCCTACATGGCCGGTTGGGACGGGTCGGTCCTCGAAGACGCGCCGCGCGTCAGCGAGAGCCACATGCTGTACGGGACGGCCCTGCTGAAGTACATCCAGCAGAACTCGCCCGTCGCGCCCGAGGACACCGACCGCATCCGGCGCGTGGACGCCGTGACCGAGGTGCAGTCGGTCTCGGTCCGGAAGGGCACCGCCACGGTCAGCCTCGACGCGCCGAACGGCACGACTGACGTCGTCACCGGTAGCTTCTACGCGGTCCGGGGCGACTCCGGCGAGCACCTCGAAGCCGATTCGGTCTCGCTCGAAGACGGCCGAGTGAAAGTCCGCTTCGAGAACTCCGAGTACCGAAAGCTCGCGGGTGAGGGCGGTCAACTCCAGATTTACGGCGAGTACGACACCTCGGCCTACGAGCGCGTCTACTTCGAGCACTCGGTCCTGAACGCCGACTTCGAGGCCAGCGACTCGGGCCAGAAGAAGGGCCACCAGAAGGACGGGAAGAAGAAAGGTGGGAAGAAGAAGGGTCACCAGAAGAACGGTCACGACAGCCTCGCACCCATCACGCAGGCTTCGGCGACGCCGATTACCGCCGCGTAA
- a CDS encoding DUF4382 domain-containing protein, giving the protein MERYAAVGIAVMLLLAGCVGGQGGTTASPTTGDAATTVGETTASSDDTASGDDAASSDGGSAVNFYVSDEKNAMSDFAHLNVTISKVGLKESGGNWTTHDVNDRTVDLTELTGANATRLGTFPVENRTYETVFVHVSEVNGTLTGGEQVRVKLPSEKLQIHQTFSVGPNQSVDYVFDISVFKAGKSGKYILKPVISESGTDKEIEDVDEKEDDEKEDNETVTDAEELNATFVGNVTRGENATVSVTRNGTAVANATVSVNGEIAGETAEDGTLTVVVPDRKELEVEIETEDESVELKRTFGEQSGQGNGN; this is encoded by the coding sequence ATGGAACGATACGCTGCCGTTGGCATCGCAGTCATGTTGCTGCTCGCCGGATGTGTCGGCGGGCAGGGAGGAACGACCGCGTCGCCCACGACGGGTGACGCCGCGACGACAGTCGGCGAAACGACCGCTTCGAGCGACGATACGGCGTCGGGCGACGACGCGGCGTCGAGCGACGGCGGGAGCGCGGTGAACTTCTACGTGAGCGACGAGAAGAACGCGATGAGCGACTTCGCGCACCTGAACGTCACCATCTCGAAGGTCGGTCTCAAGGAGTCCGGCGGAAACTGGACGACCCACGACGTGAACGACCGCACGGTGGACCTGACCGAGTTGACGGGCGCGAACGCGACCCGACTCGGCACCTTCCCGGTCGAGAACCGGACCTACGAGACGGTCTTCGTCCACGTCAGCGAGGTGAACGGGACCCTGACCGGGGGCGAGCAGGTCCGGGTCAAACTGCCGAGCGAGAAACTCCAGATTCACCAGACGTTCTCGGTCGGCCCGAACCAGTCGGTCGATTACGTCTTCGACATCTCCGTGTTCAAGGCGGGCAAGAGCGGTAAGTACATCCTCAAGCCGGTCATCAGCGAGTCGGGGACCGACAAGGAAATCGAAGACGTGGACGAGAAGGAAGACGACGAGAAGGAAGACAACGAGACGGTGACGGACGCCGAGGAACTGAACGCGACCTTCGTCGGTAACGTCACTCGCGGAGAGAACGCCACCGTCTCGGTGACGCGCAACGGAACCGCCGTGGCGAACGCGACGGTCTCGGTGAACGGCGAAATCGCAGGCGAGACCGCCGAAGACGGAACGCTGACCGTCGTAGTTCCCGACCGGAAGGAACTCGAAGTCGAAATCGAGACCGAGGACGAGTCGGTGGAACTGAAGCGGACGTTCGGCGAGCAGAGCGGTCAAGGCAACGGTAACTGA
- a CDS encoding AAA family ATPase codes for MDAPLWTERYAPDLADLPQPEVREYLQKAVNDPINLVLHGPPGAGKTAAVRALAREAHEDPENDLTILNVADFFDRTKKEIRNDPRFEQFLQGETEFSKQFKRGSDQRKQYKRQWSKRDMINHILKEYAGYAPSSGEYRTLVLDNAEDIREDFQQSLRRTMEQFHETTQFVITTRQPTKLIPPIKSRCFPVAVRAPTNDEIVEVLKRIADAEGVEYDEMGLHIVAGYAEGNLREAILSAQTLHEKEGEITRETVQTVREIGIRNRIEEMLDAAEAGEFSDARKTLDDLLVDEGYNGQEVLQKVLTVARNSNRYTGREEELAELTRLAGEIDADLAEGSSDRVHLGHMLAELGAKGEA; via the coding sequence ATGGACGCGCCGCTGTGGACGGAACGGTACGCCCCTGACCTCGCCGACCTCCCGCAACCGGAGGTTCGGGAGTACCTCCAGAAGGCCGTGAACGACCCGATAAACCTCGTTCTCCACGGCCCGCCCGGAGCGGGTAAGACCGCGGCAGTGCGGGCGCTGGCCCGGGAGGCACACGAGGACCCGGAGAACGACCTGACGATACTCAACGTCGCGGACTTCTTCGACCGCACGAAGAAGGAGATTCGCAACGACCCGCGCTTCGAGCAGTTCCTGCAGGGAGAGACGGAGTTCTCCAAGCAGTTCAAGCGCGGGTCCGACCAGCGAAAGCAGTACAAGCGCCAGTGGTCGAAGCGCGACATGATAAACCACATCCTCAAGGAGTACGCGGGGTACGCGCCCTCTTCGGGCGAGTACCGGACGCTCGTCCTCGACAACGCCGAGGACATCCGCGAGGACTTCCAGCAGTCGCTTCGCCGGACGATGGAGCAGTTCCACGAGACGACCCAGTTCGTCATCACGACCCGACAACCGACGAAACTCATCCCGCCCATCAAGTCGCGGTGCTTCCCGGTCGCGGTTCGCGCGCCGACGAACGACGAGATTGTCGAGGTGCTGAAGCGCATCGCGGACGCCGAAGGCGTCGAGTACGACGAGATGGGTCTCCACATCGTGGCCGGATACGCCGAAGGTAACCTCCGCGAGGCCATCCTGAGCGCCCAGACGCTCCACGAGAAGGAGGGCGAAATCACGAGAGAGACGGTCCAGACCGTCCGGGAAATCGGAATTCGGAACCGAATCGAGGAGATGCTCGACGCCGCGGAGGCGGGCGAGTTCAGCGACGCCCGCAAGACGCTGGACGACCTGCTCGTGGACGAGGGGTACAACGGGCAGGAGGTCCTCCAGAAGGTGCTGACGGTCGCGCGCAACTCGAATCGGTACACGGGCCGCGAGGAGGAACTCGCGGAACTGACCCGACTCGCGGGCGAAATCGACGCGGACCTCGCCGAGGGGTCCAGCGACCGGGTCCACCTCGGGCACATGCTCGCGGAACTCGGTGCGAAGGGCGAGGCGTAG
- a CDS encoding acyl-CoA thioesterase — protein MSRLSDTHIRNRYRVQPNDANNYETLHGGELMKWMDEIGAMSAMRFAGETCVTAGVDDLSFHRPVPVGDIALIEAYAYRAGRTSVTVRVRAWREDPRSGDTERTTESSFTFVAIGEDGKPVPVPELTVETDEERELREEALEAEP, from the coding sequence ATGTCCAGACTCTCCGACACGCACATCCGGAATCGCTACCGCGTCCAACCGAACGACGCCAACAACTACGAGACGCTCCACGGCGGCGAACTGATGAAGTGGATGGACGAAATCGGTGCCATGTCCGCGATGCGCTTCGCCGGCGAGACGTGTGTAACCGCGGGCGTGGACGACCTCTCGTTCCACCGCCCGGTCCCGGTCGGCGACATCGCCCTGATAGAAGCGTACGCCTACAGGGCGGGCAGGACCAGCGTCACGGTCCGCGTCCGGGCGTGGCGCGAAGACCCCAGAAGCGGTGACACCGAGCGCACCACCGAGTCGTCGTTCACCTTCGTCGCCATCGGCGAGGACGGGAAACCGGTCCCCGTCCCGGAACTGACGGTCGAGACCGACGAAGAGCGCGAACTGCGCGAAGAGGCGCTCGAAGCGGAACCGTAG
- a CDS encoding methyltransferase domain-containing protein, with protein MYALELAGEDDEFAAAEAASAATGVEVVAPGLATANAVTDRVRTLAYTRRASELVGKTDASVESARVLLEAGEHDREATDANRKETVAVRARDVRETAGVDTQRAERVLGQTLVDRGFAVDLDDPDRELRALFSADTCLLGWLETESVRDYGTRKPTDRPFFQPGGMDPLLARALVNLAGARPGATLLDPMCGTGGVLIEAGLVGATPLGADAQRKMARGAAENLAHYLPADADWATLQGDATHLPFSEDSIDAVVFDAPYGRQSKIANLDLDDLVSGALAEARRVAGRAVVVGDRSLAAEARAEGWTVEAEFERRVHRSLVRHITVLDDADADSVGLD; from the coding sequence GTGTACGCGCTCGAACTAGCCGGAGAGGACGACGAGTTCGCGGCCGCGGAGGCGGCGAGCGCCGCGACCGGCGTCGAAGTCGTCGCGCCCGGACTCGCCACCGCGAACGCCGTCACCGACCGCGTGCGGACTCTGGCGTACACTCGCCGCGCGAGCGAGTTGGTCGGGAAGACCGACGCCAGCGTCGAGTCGGCCCGCGTGCTGCTCGAAGCGGGCGAACACGACCGCGAGGCGACCGACGCGAACCGCAAGGAGACGGTGGCGGTGCGCGCCCGTGACGTACGAGAGACCGCCGGAGTCGATACTCAACGCGCCGAACGCGTCCTCGGGCAGACGCTCGTGGACCGGGGCTTCGCGGTGGACCTCGACGACCCCGACCGCGAACTTCGCGCCCTGTTCTCGGCGGACACCTGCTTGCTCGGATGGCTCGAAACCGAGAGTGTCCGCGACTACGGCACCCGAAAGCCGACCGACCGGCCGTTCTTCCAACCCGGCGGGATGGACCCTCTGCTGGCCCGCGCGCTGGTGAACCTCGCGGGCGCTCGGCCCGGCGCGACCCTGCTCGACCCGATGTGCGGGACCGGCGGCGTTCTCATTGAGGCCGGACTGGTCGGCGCGACTCCGCTGGGCGCGGACGCCCAGCGCAAGATGGCCCGCGGCGCGGCCGAGAATCTCGCCCACTACCTCCCCGCGGACGCCGACTGGGCCACCCTGCAAGGCGACGCGACCCACTTGCCCTTCTCCGAGGATTCCATCGACGCCGTGGTGTTCGACGCGCCCTACGGCAGGCAGTCGAAAATCGCCAACCTCGACCTCGACGACCTCGTCTCGGGCGCGCTCGCGGAGGCCCGGCGCGTCGCCGGCAGGGCCGTCGTCGTCGGCGACCGCTCGCTGGCGGCCGAGGCCCGAGCGGAGGGCTGGACCGTCGAGGCGGAGTTCGAGCGCCGAGTTCACCGGTCGCTCGTCCGCCACATCACGGTGCTGGACGACGCGGACGCGGATTCGGTCGGTCTCGACTGA
- a CDS encoding TATA-box-binding protein codes for MTDPKETINIENVVASTGIGQELDLQSVAMDLEGADYDPEQFPGLVYRTQNPKSAALIFRSGKIVCTGAKSTADVHESLEIVFDKLRELQIDVNEDPEIVVQNIVTSADLGRNLNLNAIAIGLGLENIEYEPEQFPGLVYRLDEPEVVALLFGSGKLVITGGKKPEDAEQAVDKIVSRLEELGLLE; via the coding sequence ATGACCGACCCAAAGGAGACCATCAACATTGAAAACGTGGTCGCCTCCACCGGAATCGGGCAGGAACTCGACCTGCAGAGCGTGGCCATGGACCTCGAAGGGGCCGACTACGACCCGGAGCAGTTCCCCGGTCTCGTCTACCGCACCCAGAACCCGAAGTCCGCGGCGCTCATCTTCCGGTCCGGCAAAATCGTCTGTACCGGCGCGAAGAGTACGGCCGACGTACACGAGAGTCTCGAAATCGTCTTCGACAAACTCCGTGAACTCCAAATCGACGTGAACGAGGACCCCGAAATCGTCGTTCAGAACATCGTCACCTCCGCGGACCTCGGGCGTAATCTCAACCTCAACGCCATCGCTATCGGTCTCGGACTGGAGAACATCGAGTACGAACCCGAGCAGTTCCCCGGTCTCGTCTACCGACTCGACGAACCCGAAGTCGTGGCGCTGCTGTTCGGTTCCGGCAAACTCGTCATCACCGGCGGGAAGAAGCCCGAAGACGCCGAACAGGCGGTCGACAAAATCGTCTCGCGACTCGAAGAACTCGGTCTGCTGGAGTAA
- the hisG gene encoding ATP phosphoribosyltransferase — protein MRIAVPNKGRLHDPAMELLESAGLHAVDGADRKLYADTVDPEVTLLFARAADIPEYVSDGAADAGITGLDQAREADTGNIESLLDLGFGQCRLVLAAPEDGDIRSVADVAGKTVATEFPNIARQYFEERDVDVDVVEVSGATELTPHVEMADAIIDITSTGTTLKVNRLAIVDEVLSSSVHLFARDDVADDEKVQQVVMALQSVLSADGKRYLMMNAPEARLEEVRDVIPGLGGPTVMNVESEREDGADGDAASEDDAMVAVHAVVDERDVFETINELKSVGASGILVTEIERLVE, from the coding sequence ATGAGAATCGCCGTCCCGAACAAGGGCCGACTCCACGACCCGGCGATGGAACTACTCGAAAGCGCCGGCCTTCACGCCGTGGACGGTGCCGACCGGAAACTGTACGCCGACACGGTGGACCCCGAGGTCACGCTATTGTTCGCTCGCGCCGCCGACATCCCGGAGTACGTCAGCGACGGCGCGGCGGACGCGGGTATCACCGGACTCGACCAAGCGCGAGAGGCCGACACCGGCAACATCGAGTCGCTGCTGGACCTCGGGTTCGGCCAGTGCCGACTCGTCCTCGCGGCCCCCGAGGACGGCGACATCCGGAGCGTCGCCGACGTGGCGGGCAAGACCGTGGCCACCGAGTTCCCCAACATCGCGAGACAGTACTTCGAGGAGCGAGACGTGGACGTAGACGTGGTGGAGGTCAGCGGCGCGACGGAACTCACGCCCCACGTCGAGATGGCCGACGCCATCATCGACATCACCAGCACCGGAACCACGCTGAAGGTCAACCGCCTCGCCATCGTGGACGAGGTGCTGTCGAGTTCGGTCCACCTGTTCGCCCGCGACGACGTCGCGGACGACGAGAAGGTCCAGCAGGTCGTGATGGCGCTCCAGTCGGTCCTCTCGGCCGACGGGAAGCGCTACCTGATGATGAACGCGCCCGAGGCGCGACTGGAGGAGGTTCGGGACGTGATTCCGGGTCTCGGCGGCCCGACGGTGATGAACGTCGAGAGCGAGCGCGAGGACGGAGCGGACGGTGACGCCGCGAGCGAGGACGACGCGATGGTCGCGGTCCACGCCGTCGTGGACGAGCGCGACGTGTTCGAGACCATCAACGAGTTGAAGTCGGTCGGCGCGAGCGGGATTCTCGTGACCGAAATCGAGCGACTGGTGGAGTAG
- a CDS encoding phosphotransferase family protein — protein sequence MDEIPEAREIPDATLREILRSAEPTLELEEAVPTERGFCSVYRLAVSDDETTRELYLKASPDERTWGIPTEARLQAVLSARTSIPVPEVLAATDDHEERPTPYYLMRALPGEEVAYERVARLGDDALRRLARETGTYLAQLHSVPAVERFGHVRHDGPSLTDEPPEGDPADLTVGDPAEEWPTSLRDYATRELDRHADSRFADLTPELERWVEAGIDELDGPFDPVLGRNDHGLHNLRLDPQTGEITAMLDWGYTLAVPAAFDFEFAVYLYGGAFLAGLPDASDRRDLVREAMLSGYRATDPDHAEAVSTPEPLYEVLAMVRIMNDFRHLDLPDGTEPAVMERIETDARDLIDR from the coding sequence ATGGACGAGATTCCGGAGGCGCGCGAGATTCCGGACGCGACGCTCCGAGAGATACTTCGGTCGGCCGAACCGACTCTGGAACTCGAAGAAGCAGTCCCGACCGAGCGCGGATTCTGTTCGGTCTACCGACTCGCGGTGTCCGACGACGAGACCACCCGCGAGCTGTACCTCAAGGCCTCGCCGGACGAGCGAACGTGGGGTATTCCGACCGAGGCCCGACTGCAGGCGGTCCTCAGCGCCCGCACGTCGATTCCCGTTCCGGAGGTGTTGGCCGCCACCGACGACCACGAGGAGCGCCCGACGCCGTACTACCTCATGCGCGCACTCCCCGGCGAGGAGGTGGCCTACGAGCGCGTAGCCCGACTCGGAGACGATGCGCTCCGGCGACTCGCCCGAGAGACCGGCACGTACTTGGCGCAACTCCACTCGGTGCCAGCGGTCGAACGCTTCGGACACGTCCGGCACGACGGCCCGTCCCTGACTGACGAACCGCCAGAGGGCGACCCGGCGGACCTGACCGTCGGCGACCCCGCCGAGGAGTGGCCGACGTCCCTGCGCGACTACGCCACCCGCGAACTCGACCGCCACGCCGACTCCCGGTTCGCGGACCTGACGCCCGAACTGGAACGCTGGGTCGAGGCGGGCATCGACGAGTTGGACGGCCCGTTCGACCCCGTCTTGGGCCGCAACGACCACGGCCTCCACAACCTCCGCCTCGACCCGCAGACTGGCGAGATTACGGCGATGCTCGACTGGGGGTACACGCTCGCCGTTCCGGCCGCCTTCGACTTCGAGTTCGCCGTCTACCTCTACGGCGGGGCCTTCCTCGCGGGTCTCCCCGACGCGTCGGACCGCCGTGACCTCGTCCGCGAGGCGATGCTGTCGGGGTACCGGGCGACGGACCCGGACCACGCCGAGGCGGTCTCGACCCCCGAACCGCTCTACGAGGTACTGGCAATGGTCCGAATCATGAACGACTTCCGTCATCTGGACCTGCCCGACGGCACCGAACCCGCCGTGATGGAGCGAATCGAGACCGACGCGCGGGACCTCATCGACCGCTGA
- a CDS encoding pyridoxal-phosphate dependent enzyme translates to MTYAFECLSCGATTDPDDRPAGCPECGGRLEVAHEDLPDTLPDSDRTDLWRYADWLPTEGLGLAAAGDPAPSTEAPPSSMGEGWTPLSDAPLAAEAAAADFDAAGPELYLKNETTNPTWSWKDRLASVVVPHAVADGASRIAAASTGNHASAVAAYASRAGVERTLAFLSPSSEPPHHRQIRAYGAESIRLSDYGERKRLLGELADSGWFVAYNLAGRYTGQPYVYEGYKTIAYELVEQLGEVPDAVVVPVGAGDGFYGIWKGFRELAARGVVADTPRMVSAESAERHPLAAAYETDAESVGRDDGPEPLSTSTMGTTSGDHALAAVRASAGAAYAADREAVEGAIRAVGRDGVFLEPASALAPAVVSQAFADGVVGTDDTVVAVGTGAGVAWPEKTASAVGESPTVEPSLDAIADAVPFPLD, encoded by the coding sequence ATGACCTACGCCTTCGAGTGCCTGTCGTGCGGCGCGACCACCGACCCCGACGACCGGCCCGCGGGATGCCCCGAGTGCGGCGGCCGCCTCGAAGTCGCTCACGAGGACTTGCCCGACACGCTTCCCGACTCCGACCGGACGGACCTCTGGCGGTACGCCGACTGGCTCCCGACCGAGGGACTCGGACTCGCCGCCGCAGGCGACCCTGCGCCCTCGACGGAGGCACCCCCGTCCTCGATGGGCGAAGGCTGGACCCCGCTCTCAGACGCACCTCTCGCCGCCGAGGCGGCGGCCGCCGACTTCGACGCGGCGGGTCCGGAACTCTACCTGAAGAACGAGACGACCAACCCGACGTGGTCGTGGAAGGACCGCCTCGCGTCGGTCGTCGTCCCGCACGCGGTCGCCGATGGCGCCTCCCGAATCGCCGCCGCCTCGACGGGCAACCACGCGAGCGCGGTGGCGGCCTACGCCTCGCGGGCCGGGGTCGAGCGGACGCTCGCGTTCCTCTCGCCGTCCAGCGAACCGCCCCACCACCGCCAGATTCGGGCCTACGGTGCCGAGTCGATTCGGCTCTCGGACTACGGCGAGCGCAAGCGACTCCTCGGCGAACTGGCCGACAGCGGGTGGTTCGTCGCCTACAATCTCGCCGGGCGCTACACCGGCCAGCCCTACGTCTACGAGGGCTACAAGACCATCGCCTACGAACTGGTCGAGCAGTTAGGCGAAGTCCCCGACGCGGTGGTCGTCCCGGTCGGCGCGGGCGACGGCTTCTACGGTATCTGGAAGGGGTTCCGGGAACTCGCGGCCCGCGGCGTCGTCGCCGACACGCCCCGGATGGTCAGCGCCGAGAGCGCGGAACGCCACCCCCTCGCGGCCGCCTACGAGACCGACGCCGAGTCGGTCGGGCGCGACGACGGACCCGAACCCCTCAGTACGTCCACCATGGGCACCACCTCGGGCGACCACGCGCTGGCGGCGGTTCGCGCCTCCGCCGGTGCGGCCTACGCGGCCGACCGCGAGGCGGTCGAGGGGGCCATCCGAGCGGTGGGTCGCGACGGCGTCTTCCTCGAACCCGCCTCCGCGCTCGCGCCCGCCGTGGTCTCGCAAGCCTTCGCGGACGGCGTGGTCGGCACGGACGACACGGTGGTCGCGGTCGGAACCGGCGCGGGGGTCGCGTGGCCCGAGAAGACCGCGAGCGCGGTCGGGGAGTCTCCGACGGTCGAACCGTCGCTGGACGCGATAGCCGACGCCGTCCCCTTCCCGCTCGATTGA
- a CDS encoding amidohydrolase, which produces MTRLRIAGGRVLRPDATVERADVLVDSESGDIVAVGDPEDVPEGDETLDAEDGLVMPGLVNAHTHVAMTLLRGYADDKELDAWLREDIWPVEGELTPEDVRAGTELGLLEMIRSGTTAFADMYFHEEEVVDAVEDAGLRARLGYGVVTLGKDEDGAREDCEQSLATAREFDGAADGRVKTAFMPHSLTTVGEEYLREYVPEAREEDIPLHYHANETTDEVEPIVEEEGQRPLEYARDLDMTDESDFVAHGVHLDAAEIDLLAETGASVVHCPASNMKLASGMAPVQDLLDAGVTVGLGTDGAASNNDLDVFDEMRDAAMVGKLAANDASAVPAESVVQMATEGSASALGFDSGRIEAGANADIAVVDLDAAHLTPRHDLVSHLVYAARGSDVRHTVCDGAVLMRDGEVLTLDAEAVRQRAEERAAAAVERAE; this is translated from the coding sequence ATGACGAGACTGCGAATCGCGGGCGGGCGGGTCCTCCGTCCCGACGCGACCGTCGAGCGCGCCGACGTACTGGTCGATTCCGAGTCCGGCGACATCGTCGCGGTCGGCGACCCCGAGGACGTGCCCGAGGGCGACGAGACGTTAGACGCCGAGGACGGACTGGTAATGCCGGGACTGGTCAACGCCCACACCCACGTCGCCATGACGCTCCTGCGGGGGTACGCCGACGACAAGGAACTCGACGCGTGGCTTCGGGAGGACATCTGGCCGGTCGAGGGCGAACTGACTCCCGAGGACGTGCGGGCCGGAACCGAACTCGGCCTGCTGGAGATGATTCGGTCCGGAACCACCGCGTTCGCGGACATGTACTTCCACGAGGAGGAGGTCGTGGATGCCGTCGAGGATGCCGGTCTGCGCGCCCGCCTCGGCTACGGCGTCGTCACCCTCGGCAAGGACGAGGACGGCGCGCGCGAGGACTGCGAACAGAGCCTCGCCACCGCCCGGGAGTTCGACGGCGCTGCCGACGGCCGGGTCAAGACGGCGTTCATGCCCCATAGCTTGACGACCGTCGGCGAAGAGTACCTCCGGGAGTACGTCCCAGAGGCCCGCGAAGAGGACATTCCACTCCACTACCACGCCAACGAGACCACCGACGAGGTCGAACCCATCGTCGAGGAGGAGGGCCAGCGTCCCCTCGAATACGCCCGCGACCTCGACATGACCGACGAGTCGGACTTCGTGGCCCACGGCGTCCACCTCGACGCGGCCGAAATCGACCTGCTCGCGGAGACCGGGGCGAGCGTCGTCCACTGCCCGGCGTCGAACATGAAACTCGCAAGCGGGATGGCCCCGGTGCAGGACCTCCTCGACGCGGGCGTGACGGTCGGTCTCGGCACCGACGGCGCGGCGTCGAACAACGACCTCGACGTGTTCGACGAGATGCGGGACGCCGCCATGGTCGGCAAACTCGCGGCGAACGACGCCAGTGCCGTCCCCGCCGAGAGCGTCGTCCAGATGGCGACGGAAGGGAGCGCGTCCGCGCTCGGCTTCGACAGCGGTCGCATCGAGGCGGGCGCGAACGCCGACATCGCCGTCGTGGACCTCGACGCCGCGCACCTGACTCCCCGACACGACCTCGTGAGCCACCTCGTCTACGCGGCCCGCGGGTCCGACGTGCGCCACACCGTCTGCGACGGCGCGGTGCTGATGCGCGACGGCGAGGTGCTGACCCTAGACGCCGAGGCGGTCCGCCAGCGCGCCGAAGAGCGCGCCGCGGCCGCCGTCGAACGTGCGGAGTGA